AATCTTGATCAGCTCATAACTGACACTATTTTTCAAAACGGCAATATTCTGGGAATAGTAGATACTTGGTGCGGTCAACGTGGAGATCAGTACTTGGTTCAAGTAGCGGTAAGAGAAGCTTTCAGCGATCAATACAAATGGAGGTTTGCGACGACGGGAGGTGGGACTTTCGATGTCTGGAGTTATGCTCCTTTCGGAACATCTGAAATTGAAAGTCAAGATTTGCCCAATCAAGGTGAGTATCCCGACATGGTCAATTATCAATTGCCCGATAAGTTCAAGACCACTGTAGACTCTTGGACCTGTTCGGAAAAAGTAATAACCGTTGCTAACTACACCAATCGAAACGAATACGTAAATGTTTTGGGGGAAATCACTTTTATCCCGGACATTGTGCCCCTCGATATCGCTGTGAACTCTAGTCAGGGCCCTACGAGAGATAATCGGCAAAAGCCTGATATTACTGCTTCAGGTGATTTTACTTTGTCGGCTGGGCGCTTGGCCAACTTGGCTTCATTGATAGCCAATAATCCCGATAGAGTGGCGGAAGGCGGATGGCATTACCGCAATGGCGGAACTTCAATGGCATCGCCGGTGGTGGCAGGTATTTCGGCGCTTTACCTCGATCGTGACCCTGATGCAAATTATGAAACCATAAAAACTGCCATTATCGAAAACGCTTTGGCTGATGAGTTTACAGGCGAACTTCCCAATTTGCGTTGGGGCTTCGGGAAACTAAATGGCTTTGCCACGTTAACGGTGCCTTTTGGTGTGACTTCATCTGAGTTTGTCGCTGCAAACGGAACAATAAAGATCTACCCCAATCCCACCAGAGGTGATTTGAACATTGTAAATGATAAGGGTAATCTTGTCTCCTTAAATCTTTACGACCTCTCAGGAAGGCTGGTTAAGTCTATCAATCTGAATGGAAGTGCAGGAGGAACAATCAATATTTCTCTCCAAGATATCGCCGATGGAGTTTACATTGTGCAAGCACTCCAAGATAACGGTCAATTGCTTTCGTCTAAATTGATGATTGAAAAGTAATTCTTTAGATTTGCGCCCTTCCTAAAAGTAAAGAATGGATTTGTCTCAAATATTGTCAATCGCGGGAAAACCCGGCCTCTTCAAGATTTTAAACCAGTCACGTGGTGGCGTAGTGGTTACTTCGCTAAACGATGGAAAGAAGATGGTTATCGGTCAAACGCAACGCGTGAGTACCTTGAGTGATATTTCCATTTATACTCTCGAAGGCGATGAGCCGTTGGCCAATATCTTTGAGAAGATGAAGAAACAGTCGGGTGGAAAAGAAGTCGAAGTAGAGTTTAAAGACCCGGATGCTTTGCGCGAATATTTCTTCAGAATTTTTCCGGAGCACGATGAAGACCGAGTCTATCCTTCAGATATCAAGAAGATGATCAAGTGGTTTAATCTTCTTTTAGAGAAGGGACTTCTTGATTCTGTTGAGGGAGAAAAAGAAGAAGAGACTGCATCAGAGGAAGTTGAGGCGAAAGAGGAAGCTCCCAAAGCTGAGGCGAATAAAGCTGCAGATAAACCAAAGGCTGAAAAGAAGCCCAAAGCGAAACCTGCGAAAAAGGAGAAAGAAGAGTAGACCAGCTCAAATAATATTTACTTCCCTCTCCAGCTCAACTCCGAATTTCTTTTTAACATCTTCGAGTATTTCCGTTGAGAGATCATAAATCTCTTTTCCTGTAGCACCTCCGTGATTTACGAGAACCAAAGCCTGTTTGGCGTGAACGCCGTAGTTTTCGCGAAGAAATCCCTTCCAACCTGATTTTTCGATTAACCAGCCGGCAGCCAATTTGAACTTCCCTTCAGCAGAAGGGTAAAAAGGCATCGAAGGATTTTGTTCTACGAGTCTTTGATATACCGCCTCGGTCACGATAGGATTCTTGAAAAAACTGCCGGCGTTGCCGATCACTTTCGGATCAGGCAGCTTCGAACTGCGAATGTTGATCACTGCTTGGCTCACATCTGCAATGTTCGGCTCGTGTATTCCTAACGAGTTCAATTCGCCCTGAATGGCTCCATATGAGGTGTTGAGTTGAGGTTGTTTGAATAAGCGAAAGGTTACAGAAACAATAATGTACTTGTTCTTGAGTCGCCTTTTGAAAACGCTTTCGCGGTAACCGAATTGACAAGCTTCGGCATCGAACTTTTCTGTTTTGAGCGTTTCCAAATTGAAAGCCTCCAATTCGTGAAAGCGGTCTTTTACTTCTACGCCGTAAGCGCCTATGTTTTGCATTGGGCTGGCGCCAACATTACCGGGAATTAGCGAAAGATTTTCCAATCCTGCCCAACCATTTTCTATGCAGTGCATGACGAATTCATGCCAATTTTCGCCTGCTCCTGAGTTGACGTAGAAGTGCTTATCATCTTCATTCACTAGCTCTATTCCGGGCACTTCGTTTTTCAAAACCAATCCATCAAAATCCGAGGTAAGCAAGAGATTGCTTCCTCCGCCCAAGATGAGGAGGGGCATCGCTTTGAGCTCTTCATTCTTGAAGATTTCCTTCAAATCTGCAGATGAAGAGAAGCGAACCATCTTGGCT
This portion of the Cryomorphaceae bacterium 1068 genome encodes:
- a CDS encoding DUF5606 domain-containing protein, with protein sequence MDLSQILSIAGKPGLFKILNQSRGGVVVTSLNDGKKMVIGQTQRVSTLSDISIYTLEGDEPLANIFEKMKKQSGGKEVEVEFKDPDALREYFFRIFPEHDEDRVYPSDIKKMIKWFNLLLEKGLLDSVEGEKEEETASEEVEAKEEAPKAEANKAADKPKAEKKPKAKPAKKEKEE
- the murB gene encoding UDP-N-acetylmuramate dehydrogenase translates to MEILENASLKAYNTFGIEVKAAKMVRFSSSADLKEIFKNEELKAMPLLILGGGSNLLLTSDFDGLVLKNEVPGIELVNEDDKHFYVNSGAGENWHEFVMHCIENGWAGLENLSLIPGNVGASPMQNIGAYGVEVKDRFHELEAFNLETLKTEKFDAEACQFGYRESVFKRRLKNKYIIVSVTFRLFKQPQLNTSYGAIQGELNSLGIHEPNIADVSQAVINIRSSKLPDPKVIGNAGSFFKNPIVTEAVYQRLVEQNPSMPFYPSAEGKFKLAAGWLIEKSGWKGFLRENYGVHAKQALVLVNHGGATGKEIYDLSTEILEDVKKKFGVELEREVNII